From a region of the Phragmites australis chromosome 21, lpPhrAust1.1, whole genome shotgun sequence genome:
- the LOC133904104 gene encoding protein CutA 1, chloroplastic-like, with the protein MPLLPTPLRALFSTPTAAAAAGPPHLLVHRRSSLAGALLFLSLGAVAGCAFSHRRLTFLRVRSLSSVRMESTSTTVPSIVVYVTVPNREAGKKLAGSIISEKLAACVNIVPGIESVYWWEGKVQSDGEELLIIKTRESLLDALTEHVKANHEYDVPEVIALPIKGGNLKYLEWLKNSTREN; encoded by the exons ATGCCACTCCTCCCCACCCCACTTCGTGCCCTCTTCTCCACCCcaacagccgccgccgccgcagggcCGCCCCATCTCCTCGTCCACCGCCGCTCGTCGCTCGCCGGAGCTCTGCTCTTCCTCAGCCTTGGCGCTGTCGCGGGGTGTGCATTCTCTCACCGCCGCCTGACCTTCCTCCG GGTCAGAAGCCTCAGCTCTGTTCGAATGGAGTCTACTTCCACCACCGTGCCTTCCATTGTTGTGTATGTGACGGTTCCAAATAGGGAGGCAG GCAAGAAGCTAGCTGGAAGCATTATTAGTGAGAAGCTTGCTGCTTGTGTGAACATAGTGCCTG GCATTGAATCCGTTTACTGGTGGGAGGGAAAG GTGCAAAGTGATGGTGAAGAATTGCTAATCATCAAAACAAGGGAATCTCTTCTAGATGCCTTGACTGAACATGTGAAAGCCAATCATGAGTATGA TGTTCCTGAAGTCATCGCACTGCCCATAAAAGGAGGCAACCTGAAGTACCTGGAGTGGCTCAAGAACAGCACTAGAGAAAACTGA
- the LOC133903909 gene encoding protein GRAVITROPIC IN THE LIGHT 1-like: protein MIHPGSKESQNYDSNNQKVHPQPIDENMNQNGDSMETMIGRIFNNISSLKSAYIQLQEAHTPYDPDKIQASDKLVIEELTKLSELKHTYREKNPKPVAASPQDSRLLSEIQEQQNLLKTYEVMVKKFQSQIQTRDTEITHLQQQIDEAKLRKSKLEKKLKQRGLLNKESDESDEEENYFSIELTPSLFTSAVDSSYQSIHDFSKPLINMMKAAGWDLDAAANAIEPAVVYTRRVHKKYAFESYICQRMLSGFQEESFSVKGSNISVSNEAFFHQFLAVRAMDPLDVLSQNPDSIFGKFCRSKYLLLVHPKMEGSFFGNMDQRNYVMSGGHPRTPFYQAFLKLAKSIWLLHRLAYSFDAKVKVFQVKKGSEFSEIHMESVVKNIILDEGAERPKVGLMVMPGFLVGTSVIQSRVYLSDVKCAD, encoded by the coding sequence ATGATCCACCCAGGCTCTAAGGAGTCACAAAATTATGATAGCAATAACCAGAAAGTTCATCCTCAACCAATCGATGAAAATATGAATCAGAACGGAGACTCGATGGAAACTATGATCGGAAGGATATTCAACAACATATCCTCTTTAAAATCTGCATACATTCAGCTGCAGGAAGCTCATACCCCATATGATCCAGACAAGATCCAAGCCTCTGATAAGCTTGTCATAGAGGAGCTCACAAAGCTTTCAGAACTCAAGCATACTTACAGAGAGAAAAATCCTAAGCCTGTAGCTGCATCACCTCAAGATTCACGCTTGCTTTCTGAAATACAAGAGCAGCAGAACTTGTTAAAAACATATGAGGTCATGGTAAAGAAGTTCCAGTCCCAGATCCAGACTAGAGATACTGAGATTACCCATCTACAGCAGCAAATCGATGaggctaagctccgaaagtcaAAGCTGGAGAAGAAATTGAAACAAAGGGGCCTGCTGAACAAGGAATCAGACGAATCTGATGAAGAAGAGAACTACTTTTCCATTGAGTTGACGCCAAGCTTATTTACGTCTGCTGTTGATAGTTCGTACCAGTCTATACATGACTTTTCAAAGCCGTTGATCAACATGATGAAAGCTGCAGGCTGGGATCTTGATGCTGCTGCTAACGCAATCGAACCTGCTGTAGTTTACACAAGGAGGGTCCACAAGAAGTATGCGTTTGAATCCTATATTTGCCAAAGAATGCTCAGTGGGTTCCAAGAAGAGAGCTTTTCTGTCAAGGGTTCTAACATTAGTGTTTCCAATGAGGCTTTCTTCCATCAGTTCCTTGCAGTACGAGCGATGGATCCTTTGGATGTCCTGAGCCAAAACCCTGATTCAATTTTTGGGAAGTTCTGCAGAAGCAAATACCTGTTACTTGTGCACCCAAAAATGGAAGGTTCTTTCTTCGGTAACATGGACCAGAGAAACTATGTCATGAGCGGTGGCCATCCAAGGACACCTTTCTACCAGGCATTTCTAAAGTTAGCGAAGTCCATATGGTTGCTGCACAGGCTTGCATATTCCTTTGATGCAAAAGTCAAGGTTTTTCAAGTTAAAAAGGGAAGTGAATTCTCAGAAATTCACATGGAAAGTGTTGTCAAGAACATCATCTTAGATGAAGGTGCAGAGAGGCCTAAAGTTGGCCTGATGGTGATGCCTGGTTTCTTGGTCGGGACTAGTGTGATACAGTCTCGGGTGTATCTTTCAGATGTCAAGTGTGCTGACTGA